The following coding sequences are from one Formosa haliotis window:
- a CDS encoding M48 family metallopeptidase has protein sequence MNITFRVCFLACMLMFGSCATNPFTGKQTMALVSNDQLFPASFQQYDAFLKEHKVVKGTEDARRITRIGERIAKAAERYLNANGYVGYLKGYQWEYHLVDSEEKNAWCMPGGKIVFYTGILPIAGSDAGIAAIMGHEVAHALANHGQQRMSAAYIQQGIAIAGNVAITDDQSRDLFNQYYGIGSNVAGMLPFSRSHEAEADRIGIVLMAIAGYDPAVTPELWKRMESSNVPELLATHPSNASRISSLNALVPNARAEAKKFGVTSFTE, from the coding sequence ATGAATATAACTTTCCGTGTTTGCTTTTTAGCTTGCATGTTAATGTTTGGATCTTGCGCGACAAATCCGTTTACAGGTAAGCAAACCATGGCTTTGGTTTCCAACGATCAATTATTTCCTGCTTCTTTCCAACAGTACGATGCCTTTTTAAAAGAACATAAAGTAGTAAAAGGAACTGAAGACGCCAGAAGAATAACAAGAATAGGAGAGCGTATTGCAAAAGCTGCCGAGCGGTATTTAAATGCAAACGGTTATGTAGGGTATTTAAAAGGCTATCAATGGGAATATCATTTAGTAGATAGCGAGGAAAAAAATGCTTGGTGTATGCCAGGTGGTAAAATTGTGTTTTATACCGGAATACTACCAATTGCAGGTTCAGATGCTGGGATTGCGGCCATAATGGGACATGAAGTTGCTCATGCCTTAGCTAACCATGGTCAACAACGTATGAGTGCCGCTTATATTCAGCAAGGTATCGCTATTGCCGGGAATGTAGCCATTACAGACGATCAAAGTCGCGATTTATTTAATCAGTATTACGGAATCGGATCGAATGTAGCGGGTATGTTACCGTTTAGTAGAAGTCATGAAGCCGAAGCCGATAGAATAGGAATTGTTTTAATGGCTATTGCAGGTTACGACCCTGCGGTTACTCCCGAATTATGGAAACGTATGGAATCTTCTAATGTTCCAGAACTTTTAGCGACGCATCCATCAAATGCATCGCGAATCTCAAGTTTAAATGCTTTGGTACCGAATGCTAGAGCAGAAGCAAAAAAATTCGGTGTAACTTCGTTTACCGAATAA
- the porQ gene encoding type IX secretion system protein PorQ, producing MRRKLALFFMGCCSYVASAQLGGESTYQFLNLVSSPRQAALGGKVITNVDYDVTQALYNPATINYEMDNQLALNYTSHLGVISYGTAAFAHTYDRRRQTFHAGVTYVNYGQFDGYDEDGNETGEFSGGESALSLGYALRVGISDFYVGANLKLITSKLEQYTSFGAAFDFGVIYINEDIDFNAALVVRNLGTQITTYAGQHEPLPLEIDLGFSQKLENVPIRWHVTFENLQQWPIAVANPARDETDLEGNQTSEDVGFLKNVFRHTIVGAELFPDSGFNIRLGYSFRRGEELRIVDERNFSGLSAGIGIKMNRMRFSYTYARYSSAASSSFFGINIDLK from the coding sequence ATGAGGCGAAAATTAGCATTATTTTTTATGGGTTGTTGTAGTTATGTGGCGTCTGCTCAATTGGGAGGCGAATCGACTTACCAATTCTTAAATTTAGTGTCTTCGCCACGACAAGCAGCTTTAGGGGGAAAAGTGATTACCAATGTCGATTACGATGTTACCCAAGCCTTATACAACCCGGCGACTATTAATTATGAAATGGATAATCAGTTAGCCTTAAATTACACCAGTCATTTAGGTGTAATTAGTTATGGTACGGCGGCGTTTGCTCATACTTACGACAGACGTAGACAAACCTTTCATGCTGGTGTTACATACGTTAATTATGGTCAGTTTGACGGCTATGATGAAGATGGAAATGAAACTGGAGAGTTTAGCGGAGGAGAATCTGCGTTATCTTTAGGTTACGCGTTACGAGTAGGGATTTCAGACTTTTATGTAGGCGCTAATTTAAAACTAATCACGTCTAAATTAGAGCAATACACGTCGTTTGGAGCAGCCTTCGATTTTGGTGTAATTTATATCAATGAAGATATTGATTTTAATGCAGCTCTGGTGGTGAGAAATTTAGGAACTCAAATTACCACTTACGCTGGGCAGCATGAGCCATTACCTTTAGAAATTGATTTAGGATTCTCTCAAAAATTAGAAAACGTACCCATCCGTTGGCATGTAACTTTCGAGAATTTACAACAATGGCCTATTGCGGTCGCTAATCCTGCCCGCGATGAAACCGATTTAGAAGGCAATCAAACTTCTGAAGATGTCGGGTTTTTAAAAAATGTGTTTCGACATACCATTGTAGGTGCAGAGCTTTTTCCAGATAGCGGATTTAATATCCGATTGGGATACAGTTTTAGAAGAGGTGAGGAGCTACGTATTGTTGATGAAAGAAATTTCTCTGGACTTTCTGCTGGAATTGGAATTAAAATGAATAGAATGCGATTTAGTTATACCTATGCCAGATACTCTAGTGCAGCGAGTTCTAGCTTTTTCGGAATTAATATAGACTTAAAATAA
- a CDS encoding aspartate carbamoyltransferase catalytic subunit, whose product MSELSVNHLLGIKYLNKEDIQLIFETADHFKEVINRPIKKVPSLRDITIANLFFENSTRTKLSFELAEKRLSADVINFSAAQSSVKKGETLIDTVNNILSMKVDMVVMRHPNPGACVFLSKHVKASIVNAGDGAHEHPTQALLDSYSIRERLGDVKGKNVVIVGDILHSRVALSNIYALQLQGANVMVCGPKTLIPKYINNLGVKVETNLRKALEWCDVANMLRVQNERMDISYFPSTREYTQQFGVDKALLDSLDKEITIMHPGPINRGVEITSDVADSKQAIILDQVQNGVAIRMAVIYLLASKIKQ is encoded by the coding sequence ATGAGCGAATTAAGTGTAAACCACTTACTAGGTATTAAATATCTTAACAAAGAAGATATTCAGTTAATTTTTGAAACTGCCGATCATTTTAAAGAAGTTATCAATAGGCCGATTAAAAAAGTGCCTTCGCTTCGAGATATTACTATTGCCAATCTGTTTTTCGAAAATTCTACCCGAACAAAATTGTCTTTCGAATTGGCAGAAAAACGATTATCTGCAGATGTTATTAATTTTTCTGCAGCACAATCTTCAGTTAAAAAAGGAGAAACTTTAATAGATACGGTAAACAATATTTTATCTATGAAAGTAGATATGGTTGTTATGCGCCATCCAAACCCTGGTGCCTGTGTTTTTCTTTCTAAACATGTTAAGGCAAGTATTGTAAATGCCGGCGATGGTGCCCACGAACATCCTACACAAGCCTTGTTAGATTCGTATTCTATACGCGAACGATTAGGCGATGTCAAAGGTAAAAATGTGGTTATAGTAGGCGATATTTTACACAGTAGAGTTGCCCTATCAAATATATACGCCTTACAACTTCAAGGTGCAAATGTTATGGTTTGTGGACCAAAAACATTAATTCCGAAGTACATTAATAATCTTGGAGTAAAGGTTGAAACAAATTTACGTAAAGCATTAGAATGGTGCGATGTAGCTAATATGCTTCGTGTGCAAAACGAACGTATGGATATTAGTTATTTCCCATCCACAAGAGAATATACTCAACAGTTTGGAGTAGATAAAGCGTTGCTTGATAGTCTAGACAAAGAAATTACTATTATGCATCCAGGACCTATAAATCGTGGTGTAGAAATTACGAGTGATGTTGCCGATTCTAAACAAGCCATAATTTTAGATCAAGTACAAAATGGTGTGGCAATTAGGATGGCTGTAATATATTTATTAGCTTCAAAAATAAAACAGTAA
- a CDS encoding MFS transporter has product MKIYPKGSKTLLNAWAFYDWANSVYTLTIASTIFPIFYGALFTADDKRVHIFGADVKNTALISFVTAFAFLVIAFISPILSGVADYIGNKKVFMKVFCYTGALACIGLNWFSLDYIYVSLAFYFLGLIGYWGSLVFYNSYLPDIAFPEQQDKISAKGFSLGYLGSVLLLILNLAMVMKPDFFGITGTEGEAAMKAMRYSFISVGIWWILFSQYTYYILPKGVKTGDKVTKDVLLNGFKELKHVFEDIKKNLRLKRYLSAFFVYSMAVQTIMLVATYFGEQEVEWGGDQAKTMGLIGSILVIQIVAILGAILTSKASAKFGNVKTLIVINFIWMCLCLYGYFVETPMQFYITAMFVGLVMGGIQALSRSTYSKFLPDTEVTTSYFSFYDVAEKIGIVIGMLIYGSIDQITGSMRNSILFLFVFFLIGIILLYRIPKEEVKK; this is encoded by the coding sequence ATGAAAATATATCCTAAAGGAAGTAAAACACTTTTAAATGCTTGGGCGTTTTACGACTGGGCAAATTCTGTTTATACTTTAACCATTGCTTCAACCATTTTCCCCATTTTTTACGGGGCTTTATTTACAGCAGATGATAAGCGTGTTCATATTTTTGGAGCCGATGTAAAAAATACAGCCTTAATATCTTTTGTTACCGCATTTGCTTTTCTAGTTATCGCTTTTATTTCGCCCATTCTATCGGGAGTTGCCGATTATATAGGAAATAAAAAAGTGTTTATGAAAGTGTTTTGTTACACTGGAGCTTTAGCATGTATAGGATTAAACTGGTTTAGCTTAGATTATATTTATGTGAGTTTGGCATTCTACTTTTTAGGGTTGATAGGATATTGGGGAAGTTTAGTATTTTACAATTCGTATTTACCAGATATAGCATTTCCCGAACAACAAGATAAAATTAGTGCGAAAGGATTCTCTTTAGGCTATTTAGGAAGTGTTTTATTGTTAATATTGAATTTAGCCATGGTAATGAAACCCGACTTTTTCGGTATTACAGGTACCGAGGGTGAAGCAGCTATGAAAGCCATGCGATATTCCTTTATAAGTGTGGGAATCTGGTGGATTTTATTTAGTCAGTACACCTATTATATATTACCTAAAGGTGTAAAAACGGGAGACAAGGTTACTAAAGATGTATTATTAAACGGTTTTAAAGAATTAAAACATGTTTTTGAAGACATAAAAAAGAACTTACGCTTAAAGCGTTATTTAAGTGCTTTTTTCGTGTACAGCATGGCGGTACAAACCATAATGCTGGTGGCGACTTATTTTGGAGAACAAGAAGTAGAGTGGGGAGGCGATCAAGCTAAAACTATGGGACTCATAGGTAGTATTTTAGTTATTCAAATAGTTGCTATTTTAGGTGCTATATTAACCTCTAAAGCTTCTGCAAAATTTGGAAATGTAAAAACACTTATTGTTATTAATTTTATATGGATGTGTCTGTGTTTATATGGATATTTTGTAGAAACTCCTATGCAATTTTATATTACAGCGATGTTTGTTGGTTTGGTAATGGGCGGAATTCAAGCCCTGTCACGATCTACATATTCTAAATTTTTGCCAGACACAGAAGTAACAACATCGTATTTTAGTTTTTACGATGTAGCCGAAAAAATTGGTATCGTTATAGGGATGCTTATTTACGGAAGTATAGATCAAATAACGGGGAGTATGCGAAATTCAATCCTGTTTTTATTTGTCTTCTTTTTAATAGGAATAATTCTATTATATCGTATTCCTAAAGAGGAAGTGAAAAAATAA
- the cmk gene encoding (d)CMP kinase, giving the protein MKQITIAIDGFSSTGKSTVAKLVAKALGYVYVDSGAMYRAITFFAMQNDMISNNHFSKDKLIAELPNAKVSFKFNDELGFAEVYLNDENIERDIRTLEVSNLVSTIAAIPEVRAQLVKIQKEIGKHKAVVMDGRDIGTVVFPDAELKIFMSASADTRAARRFKELSDRGETVSYQDVLENVQKRDHLDSTRKDSPLYKAEDAIAIDNSNLTIQEQLDFILQQVQTILKA; this is encoded by the coding sequence ATGAAACAAATTACGATTGCTATTGATGGATTTTCATCTACAGGAAAAAGCACAGTTGCTAAGTTAGTCGCTAAAGCCTTGGGTTATGTGTATGTAGATTCTGGAGCCATGTATCGGGCTATTACTTTTTTTGCTATGCAAAATGATATGATTTCTAACAATCATTTCTCTAAAGACAAGCTAATTGCAGAACTACCCAATGCAAAAGTATCATTTAAGTTTAATGACGAATTGGGTTTTGCAGAAGTCTATTTAAACGACGAAAACATTGAGCGAGATATAAGAACCTTAGAGGTTTCAAATTTGGTGAGTACCATTGCTGCGATTCCTGAAGTTCGTGCGCAATTGGTTAAAATTCAAAAAGAAATAGGGAAACATAAAGCGGTTGTTATGGATGGCCGTGATATTGGAACTGTAGTATTTCCAGATGCCGAACTTAAAATTTTTATGTCAGCTTCGGCCGATACACGAGCGGCAAGACGATTTAAAGAATTGTCAGACCGTGGAGAAACAGTTTCATATCAGGATGTTTTAGAAAATGTACAAAAACGCGATCATTTAGATAGCACGCGTAAAGATTCACCTTTATATAAAGCAGAAGATGCCATTGCTATAGATAATTCTAATTTAACCATACAAGAACAATTAGACTTTATATTACAGCAGGTTCAAACTATTTTAAAGGCATAA
- a CDS encoding RNA polymerase sigma factor, with the protein MSITNQHIDTLIEHCKTGNQSAQLEVYNRYYKAMYNTSFRIVKNSFEAEDIMQDSFLTAFTKLETLKDVKTFGAWLKRIVINNSIQHFNKNSKYEDVPYDTVMYKIEDTYVDDNQDETSKQRAKFVLDGMNTLKDNYRIALTLHLIEGYDYEEISSIMNVSYANCRTTISRAKESLRQKLQKVV; encoded by the coding sequence TTGTCAATAACAAATCAACATATCGATACGCTTATAGAGCATTGTAAAACAGGAAACCAATCGGCCCAATTGGAAGTTTACAATAGGTACTATAAAGCGATGTATAATACCTCTTTCAGAATTGTAAAAAACAGTTTTGAAGCCGAAGACATTATGCAAGATTCGTTTTTAACGGCATTTACAAAACTAGAAACGCTTAAAGATGTAAAAACCTTTGGAGCTTGGCTAAAACGTATAGTAATTAATAATAGTATTCAGCATTTTAACAAAAATAGTAAATATGAAGATGTCCCTTACGACACAGTAATGTATAAAATTGAAGACACTTATGTTGACGATAATCAAGATGAAACTTCAAAACAACGAGCAAAATTTGTTTTAGATGGCATGAATACTTTAAAAGATAATTACAGAATTGCGCTCACTTTACATTTAATTGAAGGCTACGATTACGAAGAAATTTCTAGCATTATGAATGTGAGTTATGCCAATTGTAGAACTACAATTTCTAGAGCCAAAGAAAGTTTAAGACAAAAATTACAAAAAGTCGTTTAA
- the lon gene encoding endopeptidase La, which translates to MKKSNLLSLDSLSLQEFDENSELIPLMTPEDEEEINKEELPETLPILSLRNTVLFPGVVIPITAGRDKSIKLINDANKGGKVIGVVSQKDETIEDPSSNDIYKTGTVARILRVLKMPDGNTTVIIQGKKRFKVNEVITEEPYLTATIAEVPEERPARKNVEFAAIIDSIKELSLQIIKESPSIPSEASFAIKNIESNSFLINFVSSNMNLTVQEKQSLLETNDLKERALETLRYMNVEFQKLELKNDIQLKVQSDMNQQQREYFLHQQMKTIQEELGGVSYEEEIEEMKARAKKKKWSKDVAKHFEKEIAKMQRMNPQVAEYSIQRNYLDLFLDLPWEKFSKDKFDLKRAQRILDRDHYGLEDVKRRIIEYLAVLKLRNDMKSPILCLYGPPGVGKTSLGKSIAEALGREYVRVSLGGLRDEAEIRGHRKTYIGAMPGRIIQSLKKAGTSNPVFVLDEIDKLSNSNQGDPSSALLEVLDPEQNSEFHDNFLELGYDLSKVMFVATSNSLNTIQPALLDRMEVINVTGYTIEEKVEIAKRHLVPKQLKEHGLSDKDLKIAKAQLEKIVEGYTRESGVRGLEKQIAKMVRHAAKNIAMEETYNIKVTNEDIIEVLGGPKLERDKYENNNVAGVVTGLAWTRVGGDILFIESILSKGKGNLTITGNLGKVMKESATIAMEYIKANAEELDLNPDVFDKYNVHIHVPEGATPKDGPSAGVTMLTSLVSLFTQRKVKKSLAMTGEITLRGKVLPVGGIKEKILAAKRARIKEIMLCEDNRRDIEEIKPEYLKGLTFHYVSEMSDVLKIALTKEKVKNAKTL; encoded by the coding sequence ATGAAAAAATCTAATTTGTTAAGTCTTGACAGTTTGTCATTGCAGGAATTTGATGAAAATTCAGAGTTAATTCCTTTAATGACCCCAGAGGACGAAGAAGAAATAAATAAAGAGGAACTTCCTGAAACATTACCTATACTTTCGTTACGTAATACCGTGTTGTTTCCAGGAGTGGTAATTCCTATTACTGCAGGTAGAGACAAATCGATTAAACTTATAAATGACGCGAATAAAGGAGGAAAAGTTATAGGTGTAGTGTCTCAAAAAGATGAAACTATTGAAGATCCTTCTTCAAATGATATTTATAAAACGGGTACAGTTGCGCGCATTTTACGTGTTTTAAAAATGCCCGATGGTAATACCACAGTTATAATTCAGGGTAAAAAACGTTTTAAAGTAAACGAAGTTATTACCGAAGAACCCTATTTAACAGCTACCATTGCAGAAGTTCCTGAAGAAAGACCTGCAAGGAAGAATGTAGAATTTGCAGCGATTATCGACTCTATTAAAGAATTATCGCTTCAAATAATTAAAGAGAGTCCAAGTATTCCTTCTGAAGCCTCGTTTGCCATTAAAAATATTGAGAGCAATTCGTTTCTAATCAATTTTGTGTCTTCTAATATGAATTTAACGGTTCAGGAAAAACAAAGTCTATTAGAAACTAACGATCTTAAAGAACGTGCTTTGGAGACCTTGCGTTATATGAATGTTGAATTTCAGAAACTTGAACTTAAAAACGACATCCAGTTGAAAGTTCAGAGTGATATGAATCAGCAACAACGTGAATATTTTTTACATCAACAAATGAAAACCATTCAAGAAGAATTGGGTGGCGTGAGTTATGAAGAGGAGATAGAAGAAATGAAAGCGCGTGCAAAAAAGAAAAAATGGAGCAAAGATGTTGCTAAGCATTTCGAAAAAGAAATTGCAAAAATGCAACGTATGAATCCGCAAGTGGCCGAATATTCTATTCAGCGTAATTATTTAGATTTGTTTCTAGATTTACCCTGGGAGAAATTTAGTAAAGATAAATTCGATTTAAAACGTGCACAACGTATTCTAGATCGCGATCATTACGGTTTAGAGGATGTAAAACGTCGTATTATAGAATACTTAGCGGTATTAAAATTACGTAACGATATGAAATCTCCAATTTTATGTCTTTACGGACCTCCAGGAGTTGGTAAGACTTCTTTAGGAAAGTCGATTGCCGAGGCCTTAGGAAGAGAGTATGTACGCGTATCTTTAGGTGGATTACGCGATGAAGCAGAAATTCGCGGACATAGAAAAACCTATATAGGGGCTATGCCAGGACGTATTATTCAGAGTCTTAAAAAGGCAGGGACTTCTAATCCGGTATTTGTATTAGACGAAATAGATAAATTGTCGAATTCTAATCAAGGAGATCCATCTTCTGCCTTATTAGAAGTATTAGATCCGGAGCAAAATAGCGAGTTTCACGATAATTTCCTTGAATTAGGCTACGATTTATCTAAGGTGATGTTTGTAGCGACCTCTAACAGTTTAAATACTATACAACCGGCATTATTAGACCGTATGGAAGTTATTAATGTTACTGGTTATACTATAGAAGAGAAGGTGGAGATTGCTAAACGCCATTTGGTGCCAAAGCAGTTAAAAGAACACGGTTTAAGCGATAAAGATTTAAAAATTGCTAAAGCACAACTAGAGAAAATAGTTGAAGGTTATACCAGAGAATCTGGAGTTCGTGGCCTAGAAAAGCAAATTGCCAAAATGGTACGTCATGCGGCAAAAAATATTGCCATGGAGGAGACCTATAATATAAAAGTAACCAACGAAGATATTATTGAAGTATTAGGCGGACCAAAATTAGAACGCGATAAATACGAAAATAACAATGTTGCTGGTGTGGTTACAGGCTTAGCTTGGACACGTGTTGGTGGAGATATTTTATTTATAGAATCTATACTTTCTAAAGGAAAAGGAAATTTAACCATTACCGGAAACTTAGGAAAAGTAATGAAGGAATCTGCAACCATTGCTATGGAGTATATAAAAGCAAATGCAGAGGAACTAGATTTAAATCCGGATGTATTCGATAAATATAATGTACATATTCACGTACCAGAAGGAGCAACGCCTAAAGATGGGCCAAGTGCTGGGGTTACCATGTTAACTTCTTTAGTGTCTTTATTTACACAACGAAAAGTAAAGAAAAGTTTAGCTATGACAGGCGAGATTACACTTCGTGGTAAAGTATTACCTGTTGGCGGAATTAAAGAAAAAATTCTTGCGGCTAAACGTGCACGTATCAAAGAAATTATGCTGTGTGAGGATAATAGAAGAGATATTGAAGAAATAAAACCAGAATATTTAAAAGGATTAACGTTCCATTATGTTTCCGAGATGAGCGATGTCTTGAAAATTGCACTTACAAAGGAGAAAGTAAAAAACGCTAAAACCTTATAA
- the msrB gene encoding peptide-methionine (R)-S-oxide reductase MsrB: protein MKPFFLICIAFSLFSCQGFSQQKDSKTTSYKVTKSSSEWKAQLTDIQYRVMREEGTEPPFSSPLNKIYEPGTYHCAGCDTPLFNSETKFDSGTGWPSFYDYIKGNVSFSSGGGGMYGIEEHCATCGSHLGHVFNDGPRKTTGKRHCINGVALKFVPKTN, encoded by the coding sequence ATGAAACCATTTTTTTTGATATGCATTGCCTTTAGTCTTTTTTCTTGCCAAGGGTTTTCACAACAAAAAGACTCTAAAACGACCTCTTATAAAGTAACCAAAAGTAGTTCAGAATGGAAGGCTCAACTTACCGACATACAATACCGCGTGATGCGAGAAGAAGGTACCGAACCACCTTTTTCTAGTCCGTTAAATAAAATTTACGAACCTGGAACTTATCATTGTGCAGGTTGCGATACTCCATTATTTAATAGTGAAACTAAATTTGATTCGGGTACAGGCTGGCCAAGTTTTTACGATTATATAAAAGGAAATGTTAGCTTTTCGTCTGGAGGTGGCGGCATGTATGGTATAGAAGAACACTGCGCAACTTGTGGTAGTCATTTAGGCCATGTATTTAACGATGGTCCAAGAAAAACTACAGGGAAACGCCATTGTATAAATGGTGTGGCTTTAAAATTTGTACCTAAAACGAATTAA
- the pyrR gene encoding bifunctional pyr operon transcriptional regulator/uracil phosphoribosyltransferase PyrR produces MSQKVLLNATEVNIILHRLACQLIEKHNDFSNTVLIGLQPRGKFLALRLAQILKDDYKIKDLKLGLLDITFYRDDFRRSDKPLEANTTEINFVVENKNVVFIDDVLYTGRSIRAALTAIQSFGRPEEIELLTLIDRRFSRHLPIQPNYRGRQVDAINKEKVIVQWQEQDGEDAVYLINN; encoded by the coding sequence ATGAGTCAAAAAGTGTTACTTAACGCCACAGAGGTAAACATCATTCTTCATCGATTGGCTTGTCAACTTATTGAAAAACATAACGATTTTTCAAATACCGTTTTAATAGGATTACAACCTCGAGGAAAATTTCTAGCACTGCGGTTAGCTCAAATTTTAAAAGACGATTATAAAATTAAAGATCTTAAACTAGGTCTGTTAGATATTACCTTTTATCGTGACGATTTTAGAAGAAGCGACAAACCTCTGGAGGCCAATACCACCGAAATAAATTTTGTAGTAGAAAATAAAAATGTCGTGTTTATAGACGACGTGTTATATACTGGCCGTAGTATACGTGCAGCCCTTACTGCAATACAATCTTTTGGAAGACCAGAAGAAATAGAACTTTTAACGTTAATAGACAGACGTTTTAGTAGACATTTACCAATTCAGCCTAATTATAGAGGGCGACAAGTAGATGCGATAAATAAAGAAAAAGTAATAGTACAATGGCAAGAACAAGATGGGGAAGACGCCGTGTATTTAATTAATAATTAG
- a CDS encoding head GIN domain-containing protein, whose protein sequence is MNINYLKKVSLITVLALVLNACASYEHHGIQGNGNVISTTRATTSYDAITCSGAMDFVLVKGTEGEISITGESNLIPYILTEVEGNTLIVKVKEGINIRPSHNKDVLINIPFEDIFDVSLTGSGDLTTKNTINSEQLMVGITGSGDIILDVNTTTVDAKVTGSGDLSLEGQTENLNVNVTGSGDFNGYNLQTKNTDVSVNGSGDARVNTQTYLKARVSGSGDIEYKGNPEKEDSKVSGSGSISKA, encoded by the coding sequence ATGAACATTAATTATTTAAAAAAGGTCAGTCTAATTACCGTACTAGCCTTAGTATTAAACGCATGTGCAAGTTACGAACACCATGGCATTCAAGGTAATGGCAATGTAATTTCTACAACCAGAGCAACCACAAGTTACGACGCTATTACCTGCTCTGGAGCTATGGATTTTGTTTTAGTAAAAGGTACTGAAGGTGAAATTTCTATTACCGGAGAATCTAACCTTATTCCCTATATCCTAACCGAAGTGGAAGGAAACACATTAATTGTAAAAGTTAAAGAAGGTATAAATATAAGACCTAGTCATAACAAAGATGTCTTGATAAATATTCCTTTTGAAGATATTTTTGACGTTTCCCTCACGGGTTCAGGCGATTTAACGACTAAAAATACTATAAATTCTGAACAATTAATGGTTGGAATTACTGGATCTGGCGATATTATTTTAGATGTAAATACGACAACTGTTGATGCTAAAGTAACAGGTTCTGGAGACTTATCACTAGAAGGCCAAACAGAAAACTTAAACGTAAACGTTACCGGTTCTGGCGATTTTAACGGATATAATTTACAAACCAAAAATACCGACGTTTCAGTGAATGGTTCTGGAGATGCCCGAGTAAATACTCAAACCTATTTAAAAGCGCGTGTTTCTGGTTCTGGCGACATAGAATACAAAGGCAATCCTGAAAAAGAAGACTCTAAAGTATCGGGTTCTGGAAGTATTTCTAAAGCATAA
- a CDS encoding LysM peptidoglycan-binding domain-containing protein, with protein sequence MTAKAKYQDVLDLGESLKIQNGDVSEENGVLKVKGMAKTQYEKNLLWDKIKAIGGEHPTDIKANITVEDTSVFHRHIVKSGETLGKIAKQYYGDASKYQAIFEANTDKLKNPDLIHPNQELVIPNL encoded by the coding sequence ATGACAGCAAAAGCAAAATATCAAGACGTACTTGATTTGGGAGAATCACTTAAAATTCAGAACGGCGATGTTTCTGAAGAAAATGGGGTTTTAAAAGTGAAAGGTATGGCTAAAACACAATACGAAAAGAACCTACTTTGGGACAAAATTAAGGCTATTGGCGGAGAACATCCTACCGACATTAAGGCTAATATTACAGTTGAAGACACTAGTGTTTTTCATAGACATATTGTAAAAAGCGGAGAAACCTTAGGAAAAATTGCCAAACAATATTATGGCGACGCTTCTAAATATCAAGCCATTTTTGAAGCTAATACAGATAAACTTAAAAATCCGGATCTTATTCATCCGAATCAAGAATTAGTGATTCCTAATTTATAA